Proteins encoded in a region of the Panicum hallii strain FIL2 chromosome 3, PHallii_v3.1, whole genome shotgun sequence genome:
- the LOC112886810 gene encoding transcription factor MYB24-like: MQSAMDAGAVVQVQVPVPVPPERAAAMRKGPWTMEEDHVLVNYIAAHGEGAWNNLARAAGLHRTGKSCRLRWLNYLHPHVRRGNMTAEEQELIVQLQARWGNKWSRIAKHLPGRTDNEVKNFWRTKIQPKRHRSSDCSSSAMEAIAMAGICRGMGMAGHRSSTPAITEGQGSSSHSDRTGVTQDYGIVTQQPSISSSVADHLGYGVHGPGGGGAGAMDMDMDFLPEFLAASGENFWAIDDFWTTMQSFHGNI, from the exons ATGCAATCCGCCATGGACGCCGGCGCCGTCGTGCAGGTGCaggtgccggtgccggtgccgcccgagcgggcggcggccatGCGCAAGGGCCCCTGGACGATGGAGGAGGACCACGTCCTCGTCAACTACATCGCCGCCCACGGCGAGGGCGCGTGGAACAacctcgcccgcgccgccg GGCTGCACCGCACCGGGAAGAGCTGCCGGCTGCGGTGGCTGAACTACCTGCACCCGCACGTGCGGCGCGGCAACATGACGGCGGAGGAGCAGGAGCTCATCGTCCAGCTGCAGGCCAGATGGGGCAACAA GTGGTCGAGGATCGCCAAGCACCTCCCTGGCCGGACGGACAACGAGGTCAAGAACTTCTGGAGGACCAAGATACAGCCCAAGAGGCACCGGAGCAGTGACTGCAGCAGCAGTGCCATGGAAGCCATCGCCATGGCCGGCATATGCCGTGGCATGGGCATGGCAGGCCATAGAAGCAGTACTCCGGCGATCACAGAGGGCCAAGGCAGCAGCAGCCACTCCGACAGGACAGGGGTCACGCAGGACTACGGCATTGTGACCCAGCAGCCGAGCATATCGTCTAGCGTGGCGGACCATCTCGGCTACGGAGTCCATGGaccaggaggaggaggcgctggAGCCATGGACATGGACATGGACTTCCTTCCGGAGTTCTTGGCCGCGTCGGGGGAGAACTTCTGGGCCATCGACGACTTCTGGACGACGATGCAGTCGTTTCATGGCAACATCTGA
- the LOC112887728 gene encoding 50S ribosomal protein L12, chloroplastic-like, whose amino-acid sequence MASTALSSASFSLLTVPTASSSLPKATVNFPARGRGGRFAVACTSTASQKVLELGDAISGLTLEEARSLVDHLQDRLGVTAAAFAPAAVVAAPGAGAAGGEEAAAPVEKTEFDVVIEEVPSSARIATIKVVRALKDLPLKEAKDLIEGLPKKLKEAVSKDEAEDAKKQLEEVGAKVSIA is encoded by the coding sequence ATGGCTTCCACCGCCCTTTCCTCCGCCTCCTTCTCCCTACTGACCGtccccaccgcctcctcctcgctCCCCAAGGCCACAGTCAACTTCCCCGCCCGCGGCCGTGGCGGCCGCTTCGCCGTCGCCTGCACGTCGACGGCATCCCAGAAGGTGCTCGAGCTCGGGGACGCCATCTCGGGGCTCACCCTCGAGGAGGCGCGGAGCCTTGTGGACCACCTGCAGGATCGGCTCGGCGTCACCGCCGCCGCGTTCGCCCCCGCGGCCGTGGTcgccgcgcccggcgccggcgcggcgggcggcgaggagGCCGCGGCGCCCGTGGAGAAGACGGAGTTCGACGTGGTGATCGAGGAGGTGCCCAGCAGCGCGCGCATCGCGACCATCAAGGTGGTGCGCGCGCTGAAGGACCTGCCGCTCAAGGAGGCCAAGGACCTCATCGAGGGCCTGCCCAAGAAGCTCAAGGAGGCCGTGAGCAAGGACGAGGCCGAGGACGCCAAGAAGCAGCTCGAGGAGGTCGGCGCCAAGGTGTCCATCGCCTGA